The following coding sequences lie in one Eubacterium ventriosum genomic window:
- a CDS encoding RNA polymerase sigma factor — MKPSSFENAIRLQFDCLVRKVIGRTVKNYNKELARRSKHEISFCEMPELELCQLGVTDEYSIEFTSFDVFGTEVRVYDEKLCEAIKKLSERRRNVILMFYFLELPDAEIAEILNISRNSVYRNRMCSLKLIRDMYEEEL; from the coding sequence ATGAAACCTTCTTCATTTGAGAACGCTATAAGACTTCAATTTGACTGTCTGGTTCGTAAGGTGATTGGCAGAACCGTCAAGAACTATAACAAAGAACTTGCCAGACGTTCAAAGCATGAAATATCTTTCTGTGAAATGCCAGAGCTGGAATTATGCCAGTTAGGTGTAACGGACGAATACTCGATTGAATTTACTTCTTTTGATGTGTTCGGTACAGAAGTTCGTGTCTATGATGAGAAATTATGTGAAGCAATCAAAAAATTAAGTGAAAGACGACGCAATGTTATATTGATGTTCTACTTTTTGGAACTGCCTGACGCAGAAATTGCAGAGATTCTGAATATTTCCAGAAACTCTGTTTATAGAAACAGAATGTGTTCACTAAAACTCATTAGAGATATGTACGAGGAGGAATTATAA
- a CDS encoding spore coat associated protein CotJA, whose translation MDCNNCNQNANCFNHNNMNTPRNGRYNRGNCNRMMPCGRPMSGQECGCEMNNNVRERKMDNPNRGMERNTMNHSIGNDNHRCGCNMTYDNQGCGCNMKRNNEGCDRGTEHVDHMAPGMCFVPWQKWQDVYDIDQAIGCGTIFKELYKPYVGRGCGR comes from the coding sequence ATGGACTGTAACAATTGCAATCAAAACGCAAATTGTTTTAATCATAACAATATGAATACGCCAAGAAACGGAAGATATAATCGTGGTAATTGTAACAGAATGATGCCATGTGGCAGACCTATGTCGGGACAGGAATGTGGATGTGAAATGAACAACAATGTGAGAGAACGAAAAATGGATAACCCAAATCGTGGTATGGAACGCAATACTATGAATCACAGTATCGGAAATGATAACCATAGATGTGGTTGCAATATGACTTATGATAATCAGGGTTGTGGTTGCAATATGAAACGGAACAATGAGGGTTGTGACCGTGGAACAGAACATGTCGACCATATGGCTCCCGGTATGTGTTTTGTCCCTTGGCAAAAATGGCAGGATGTTTATGACATTGACCAGGCTATAGGCTGTGGAACCATATTCAAGGAACTTTATAAACCTTATGTTGGAAGGGGATGTGGGCGATGA
- a CDS encoding spore coat protein CotJB has product MKCDMSKEKLMDIITKASFAMDDVKLFLDTHPNCMEALEYYRKAKEMREEAWEMYTNNFGPLSAYDVANKDYWDWNKGPMPWEGGNC; this is encoded by the coding sequence ATGAAGTGTGATATGAGTAAAGAAAAACTTATGGATATTATTACTAAAGCAAGTTTTGCAATGGATGACGTAAAGCTGTTCCTTGATACTCATCCCAATTGCATGGAGGCCCTTGAATACTATCGCAAGGCGAAGGAAATGCGGGAAGAGGCGTGGGAAATGTACACTAACAATTTTGGACCTCTTTCGGCATATGATGTAGCAAATAAGGACTACTGGGACTGGAATAAAGGTCCAATGCCTTGGGAAGGAGGTAACTGCTAA
- the fba gene encoding class II fructose-1,6-bisphosphate aldolase, with translation MLVSAKEMLEKAKAGHYAVGQFNINNLEWTKSILLTAEELKSPVILGVSEGAGKYMTGYKTVVGMVNGMMEELGITVPVALHLDHGSYEGCLKCVEAGFSSIMFDGSHYPIEENIEKTKELVKIANEHGMSLEAEVGSIGGEEDGVIGRGECADPDECKAIADLGVTMLAAGIGNIHGKYPANWEGLSFETLAAVSEKVGNMPLVLHGGTGIPADQIKKAISLGVSKINVNTECQLSFAEATRKYIEAGKDLEGKGFDPRKLLAPGAEAIKATVKEKMELFGSVGKAE, from the coding sequence ATGTTAGTATCAGCTAAAGAAATGTTAGAAAAAGCTAAAGCAGGCCACTATGCAGTAGGTCAGTTTAATATCAACAACCTTGAATGGACAAAGTCAATTCTTTTAACAGCAGAAGAATTAAAGAGCCCTGTTATTTTAGGTGTATCTGAAGGTGCTGGAAAGTACATGACAGGATACAAGACAGTAGTAGGAATGGTTAACGGAATGATGGAAGAACTTGGAATTACAGTTCCAGTTGCTCTTCACTTAGATCATGGTTCATATGAAGGATGTTTAAAGTGTGTTGAAGCAGGATTTTCATCAATCATGTTCGACGGTTCACATTATCCAATCGAAGAAAACATCGAAAAGACTAAAGAATTAGTTAAAATCGCTAACGAACACGGTATGTCACTTGAAGCAGAAGTTGGTTCAATCGGTGGTGAAGAAGACGGTGTTATCGGTAGGGGTGAATGTGCAGATCCTGATGAATGTAAGGCTATTGCTGATTTAGGAGTAACTATGTTAGCAGCAGGTATTGGTAACATTCATGGTAAATATCCAGCAAACTGGGAAGGATTAAGCTTTGAAACATTAGCAGCAGTTAGTGAAAAAGTTGGTAATATGCCATTAGTTCTTCATGGTGGTACAGGAATTCCTGCAGACCAGATTAAGAAAGCTATCTCACTTGGCGTTTCAAAGATTAACGTTAATACAGAATGTCAGCTTTCATTTGCTGAAGCTACAAGAAAATACATCGAAGCTGGTAAGGACTTAGAAGGAAAGGGATTCGATCCTCGTAAGTTACTTGCACCAGGTGCTGAAGCAATCAAAGCAACAGTAAAAGAAAAAATGGAACTTTTCGGTTCAGTTGGAAAAGCTGAATAA
- a CDS encoding class B sortase: protein MKTNKKELGKEQNTKIESEKTENNKSIETDEKNSTTIEDKKTSLDDLSPKSKKFAKIYNAVRFLVIIAAGVALIYASYSLTESYLNYKDDEKKYASLNDMFVQDAKGNTGSDSSAGLNGNKALNNSEVSDSNSTANSTNSNTSNTGSSTTSSNSSSSDTLNYSADSKKWVWNYDAMLKYNDEAKGYIKLDGTRIQYPIFEHSDNKYYLKHGADKIYNGAGAIFIDYRTAGLEGDMCILYGHNMLDGSMFKEIMNFRDKDFCKKHPTFDIYIGRKHYIYYVFSVFSGKDVDEKIYQYGFENKSDFQSWIDRVYSKSTYKFDTRKPTTDDKIIMCSTCVDDYGNRQLVCMYRGEEVVD from the coding sequence ATGAAAACTAACAAAAAAGAATTAGGAAAAGAACAGAATACAAAAATAGAATCTGAAAAAACAGAAAATAATAAATCAATTGAAACAGATGAAAAAAATTCTACAACAATTGAAGACAAAAAAACAAGCTTGGATGACTTATCACCTAAGTCTAAGAAGTTTGCAAAGATTTATAATGCTGTAAGATTTCTTGTGATTATTGCGGCAGGAGTAGCCTTGATTTATGCGTCTTACAGCCTGACAGAATCTTATTTGAATTACAAGGATGATGAGAAGAAGTATGCAAGTCTTAATGATATGTTTGTACAGGATGCTAAAGGAAATACAGGCTCAGATAGTAGTGCCGGTTTAAATGGAAACAAAGCTTTAAATAATAGCGAGGTTTCAGACAGCAATTCAACTGCCAACAGCACAAATTCCAATACTTCAAACACAGGCTCAAGTACCACAAGTTCAAACAGTTCAAGTTCAGACACCTTAAACTACAGTGCTGATAGCAAGAAGTGGGTTTGGAACTATGATGCCATGCTTAAGTATAATGATGAGGCAAAGGGGTATATTAAGTTAGACGGTACAAGAATACAGTATCCGATTTTTGAACATAGTGATAACAAGTATTATTTAAAGCATGGTGCAGACAAGATTTATAATGGAGCAGGTGCGATTTTTATTGACTATAGAACAGCAGGTCTTGAAGGAGATATGTGTATTTTGTATGGTCACAATATGCTTGACGGTTCTATGTTTAAAGAAATTATGAATTTTAGAGATAAGGATTTCTGCAAGAAACATCCAACTTTTGATATTTATATTGGTCGCAAGCATTACATTTATTATGTTTTCTCTGTTTTTTCGGGAAAAGACGTTGATGAGAAGATTTACCAGTATGGTTTTGAAAATAAAAGCGATTTCCAGAGCTGGATTGACAGAGTTTACAGCAAGAGCACATACAAGTTTGATACAAGAAAGCCAACGACGGATGACAAGATTATTATGTGTTCAACATGTGTGGACGACTATGGAAACAGACAGCTTGTTTGTATGTACAGAGGGGAAGAAGTTGTGGATTAA
- a CDS encoding recombinase family protein — protein MIESKSRVAIYCRLSEEDRNKQSETDDSNSIQNQKSMLLQYSLEHGWEVYNIYSDDDYTGSDRRRPEFNRLLEDAKNRKFDIVLCKTQSRFTRELELVEKYIHGLFPLWGIRFISIVDNADTANKGNKKSRQINGLVNEWYLEDMSENIKSVLTDRRKNGHHIGAFALYGYKKDPDVKGHLIIDEEAAEVVREVFTLFSQGYGKTAIARMLNDRGIPNPTEYKRLHGLRYKQPKTKNNTLWKYFNISDMLVNEMYIGNMVQGKYGSISYKTKQNKPRPKDQWYRVEGTHEPIIERELWDRVQAMVAQKAKPFIVGTIGLFARKARCMNCGYTMRSSKNRGKHYLQCSCRHISKDACIGSFISVDKLEKAVIDELNRLSAEYLDKDELEQNVQFNNDLRGQKEALEKGIAAYQKKIAEYTKGIRELYLDKVKGILSELDYLDLSKDFSTQKERLEKLVIDTQKQLDVIERKMLIGDNRRQLIEQYTNLEHLDRETVEKLIDYVLVGKKDPVTKEVPIEIHWNF, from the coding sequence ATGATAGAATCGAAATCAAGAGTTGCTATCTATTGCCGCTTATCAGAGGAAGATAGAAACAAACAATCAGAAACAGACGACAGTAACAGTATTCAAAATCAAAAGTCAATGTTACTTCAATACTCATTAGAACATGGTTGGGAAGTCTACAATATATACAGTGATGATGATTACACTGGTTCTGACAGACGACGACCAGAATTTAACAGGTTGTTGGAGGACGCAAAGAATCGTAAATTTGATATTGTCCTTTGCAAGACACAATCCAGATTTACCAGAGAACTGGAATTAGTGGAAAAATATATCCACGGTCTTTTCCCTCTTTGGGGTATTCGTTTCATCAGTATTGTTGATAATGCGGATACTGCCAATAAGGGGAATAAGAAATCTCGACAGATTAACGGTCTGGTAAATGAGTGGTACTTGGAGGATATGTCAGAGAATATTAAAAGTGTTCTCACTGACAGAAGAAAGAACGGACACCATATCGGTGCTTTCGCCCTGTATGGGTACAAAAAAGACCCAGATGTAAAAGGTCATTTGATTATTGATGAAGAAGCTGCGGAAGTTGTCAGAGAAGTTTTTACACTGTTTTCACAAGGGTATGGAAAGACCGCCATTGCCCGTATGCTGAATGACAGAGGAATCCCGAATCCTACGGAATACAAACGACTTCATGGATTACGTTACAAACAACCGAAAACGAAAAATAACACTTTATGGAAATATTTTAATATTTCTGATATGTTAGTAAATGAAATGTATATTGGAAATATGGTACAGGGTAAATATGGCAGCATATCTTATAAAACAAAGCAAAATAAACCCAGACCAAAAGACCAATGGTACAGAGTTGAGGGTACACATGAGCCGATTATCGAACGTGAATTATGGGATAGAGTTCAAGCTATGGTCGCTCAAAAAGCAAAACCTTTTATAGTAGGAACAATCGGTTTGTTTGCAAGAAAGGCTCGTTGCATGAATTGCGGTTATACAATGCGTTCATCAAAAAATCGTGGCAAGCACTATTTACAATGTTCTTGTCGTCATATATCAAAAGACGCTTGTATAGGCTCTTTCATTTCTGTAGATAAACTAGAAAAAGCTGTGATTGATGAACTTAATAGGTTATCCGCAGAATATCTTGATAAAGATGAGCTTGAACAAAATGTGCAATTCAACAATGACTTGCGAGGTCAAAAGGAAGCTCTGGAAAAGGGGATTGCCGCTTATCAAAAGAAGATTGCGGAATACACAAAAGGAATCCGTGAGTTATATTTAGATAAGGTAAAGGGTATTCTTTCAGAACTCGATTATTTGGATTTATCCAAAGACTTCTCAACACAAAAAGAAAGGCTCGAAAAACTGGTAATTGATACGCAGAAACAGCTTGACGTTATCGAAAGGAAAATGCTGATTGGCGACAACAGACGACAGTTAATCGAGCAATATACAAATCTTGAACACTTAGACAGGGAAACAGTTGAAAAACTGATTGATTATGTATTGGTCGGTAAGAAAGACCCTGTAACTAAGGAAGTACCTATTGAAATACATTGGAATTTCTAA
- a CDS encoding 6-phosphofructokinase, protein MRNCLVAQSGGPTVAINSSLAGVIQGAIDSKKFDKVYGSLNGVQGLLNGCLMDLTEKVEQVPMFIELLKKSPSMYLGSCRYQLPDYTEDDAPYAYIFNKFETYEIDAFFYIGGNDSMDTVDKLNTYAKAVGKDVKIVGIPKTIDNDLCITDHTPGYGSAAKYVASTLLEIGHDTSIYPINSVTIVEIMGRDAGWLTGASVLARNKYNHAPHLIYLPEVAFDEAQFIEDVREAIKKYNNVVIAVSEGIKNAEGKYISATSAVEDTFGHSQLSGTGKCLEYIIKQNLQVKVRSVEINILQRCAAHMSSITDIGEAFRLGRHAVETALEGKSGVMVTAIRKANEPYSVKMGDTDVKNVAGLVKHVPREWINERGNDVTQDFVDYAYPLILGEPVVKYERGIPDYLDVSHLYPNN, encoded by the coding sequence ATGAGAAATTGTTTAGTTGCACAGTCTGGTGGACCGACTGTGGCTATTAACTCAAGCTTGGCGGGAGTAATTCAGGGAGCAATCGACAGCAAAAAGTTTGACAAGGTTTACGGCTCTCTTAATGGTGTACAGGGACTTTTAAATGGATGCCTTATGGATTTGACTGAAAAAGTTGAACAGGTGCCTATGTTTATTGAATTGTTAAAAAAGTCACCTTCTATGTATTTAGGTTCATGTAGATATCAGTTGCCTGATTATACAGAAGACGATGCACCATATGCATATATTTTTAATAAGTTTGAAACATATGAAATAGATGCATTTTTCTATATTGGCGGAAATGATTCTATGGACACGGTAGACAAGCTTAACACATATGCAAAAGCTGTTGGAAAGGATGTTAAGATAGTTGGTATTCCTAAGACTATTGATAATGATTTGTGTATTACAGACCATACACCGGGCTATGGTTCAGCAGCAAAATATGTGGCATCTACTTTACTGGAAATAGGTCACGACACATCAATTTATCCAATTAACAGCGTAACTATTGTAGAAATTATGGGACGTGATGCAGGGTGGCTTACAGGGGCTTCAGTCCTTGCAAGAAATAAATATAATCATGCACCTCATCTTATTTATTTGCCGGAAGTTGCTTTCGATGAGGCTCAGTTTATTGAAGATGTAAGAGAGGCAATTAAGAAATACAATAACGTTGTAATTGCTGTTTCAGAGGGAATCAAAAATGCAGAAGGAAAGTACATTAGTGCCACATCTGCAGTGGAAGATACTTTTGGACACAGCCAGTTAAGCGGAACAGGAAAGTGCTTAGAATATATTATTAAGCAGAATCTTCAGGTAAAGGTTCGTTCTGTTGAAATTAATATTTTGCAAAGATGTGCTGCACATATGTCTTCTATTACAGATATTGGCGAAGCATTCAGACTTGGGCGTCATGCAGTTGAAACTGCACTTGAAGGCAAGTCAGGCGTTATGGTTACAGCAATCAGAAAAGCTAACGAACCATATAGTGTTAAAATGGGAGACACAGATGTTAAAAATGTGGCAGGCCTTGTAAAACATGTTCCAAGAGAATGGATTAACGAAAGAGGAAATGATGTAACACAGGATTTTGTTGATTACGCATATCCGCTTATTCTTGGGGAACCGGTTGTTAAGTATGAGAGAGGAATTCCTGATTATTTGGATGTTTCTCATTTGTATCCTAATAACTAA
- a CDS encoding helix-turn-helix domain-containing protein — protein sequence MRKKEDKYDFRAFGLAIKEARKKQGLTREQVGAMIEIDPRYLTNIENKGQHPSLQVFYDLVHLLNVSADAFFLPASDLAKSTRRIQLERQLDNLSDKDLVIMESVADGIIKSKGVEGN from the coding sequence ATGCGTAAAAAAGAAGATAAGTATGATTTCAGAGCCTTTGGTCTTGCCATCAAAGAAGCTCGTAAAAAACAAGGTCTTACCCGTGAACAGGTAGGAGCAATGATTGAGATTGACCCACGTTATTTGACGAATATTGAGAATAAGGGGCAGCACCCAAGTTTACAGGTGTTTTATGACCTTGTTCATTTGTTAAATGTATCAGCAGACGCTTTTTTCCTACCTGCTTCTGATCTGGCGAAAAGCACCAGAAGAATACAGTTGGAAAGACAGCTTGATAACTTGTCTGATAAGGATTTAGTTATCATGGAAAGCGTTGCAGACGGAATCATTAAGTCTAAGGGAGTGGAGGGAAATTAA
- a CDS encoding manganese catalase family protein, with amino-acid sequence MYNYEKRLQYPVNIKIKSPKIAQIVLSQYGGPDGESAAAMRYMSQKFAMKNPKVAGLINDIAVEELGHLEMVGSIVSQLVKDLPCDDIDLAGFEKYYVDHTLGVWPQSAGGVPFSATTFQSCGDPIADLIEDMAADGTIM; translated from the coding sequence ATGTATAATTATGAAAAAAGATTACAGTATCCTGTAAATATTAAAATCAAAAGTCCAAAAATTGCTCAAATAGTTTTGAGTCAGTATGGGGGTCCTGACGGAGAATCAGCGGCCGCAATGCGTTATATGTCACAGAAATTTGCAATGAAAAACCCTAAAGTTGCAGGTTTAATCAATGATATTGCGGTGGAAGAACTTGGGCATCTCGAAATGGTCGGCTCCATTGTTTCCCAGCTTGTAAAAGACCTTCCTTGTGATGATATTGACCTTGCAGGCTTTGAGAAATACTATGTCGACCACACTTTGGGCGTATGGCCACAGTCTGCCGGAGGTGTTCCTTTCTCAGCTACTACCTTCCAATCTTGTGGTGATCCTATTGCAGACCTTATAGAAGATATGGCTGCGGATGGTACGATTATGTAA
- a CDS encoding helix-turn-helix domain-containing protein yields MMKSTKKCPLFSTISLAADGDSVAIEKILNHYDAYISKASLRPFYDEHGNMYIVVDMELKGRIRAALIKAILGFEVRVK; encoded by the coding sequence ATGATGAAGTCTACAAAAAAGTGTCCTCTATTCTCCACAATCAGTTTAGCTGCTGATGGCGACAGTGTGGCAATAGAGAAAATACTAAATCACTATGACGCTTACATATCAAAAGCTAGTTTACGTCCATTCTATGATGAACACGGAAATATGTATATTGTGGTCGATATGGAGCTAAAAGGCAGAATTAGAGCTGCCCTTATCAAAGCAATTCTAGGTTTTGAAGTCAGAGTGAAATAA
- a CDS encoding leucine-rich repeat domain-containing protein — MRKTSKFLFATAMAVTVLALANPSPTVMAKSKGKKAKVVYTLKKGTLTISGKGEMPKKMTFKNNKKVKKVVIKNGVTSVSDKAFYKCKNLSKVTIGKSVKKIGIDSFNGTKIKKVTIPKKVKEIGQDAFENCKQLENITLPGKYTLKKKKGDDAYATIMGGSMADTVTFSTSIDLKTVTYVNSNVFDVSANDKNYTSKSGMIYTKDGKTLVRVSAGTKELSIDEGCETFALQSILYARYFDGDDYVVCNKLEKIRIPASVKKIDLYAYEAGDSLDRFDEVKDVVISATDLDGESIVNLCNRTNISTWANVAKQVPDVKVEDGMYISKEGVMLGYEGKDEKVVIPEGVNTIASNVLKVKNIDGKKVAKEIVMPDTVTTIEDDAFYEAKGVEQVTWSKSLKTVGDSAFAGCSLITLDMPTTVTKWGENVFADNQLEKITISSAIKEIPQNMFTRCGFLKEVVIPDNIEKIGCSAFANCGRLEKITIGKNVKVIEAAAFNNTDLKELVIPANVEKVETDAFSEIWYLGNVTIEGKTVIENGAFGSSSYPTLDYRAGAQYNKTSIKLRSVKKSKNKYLTTKTKWVKVKGVSGYEVKVATDKKFKKNTKTVKVTETKTDVTVKIKVKDVKKIKKVYVKVTPYTFVNGTKVYGIAQTDLMEIN, encoded by the coding sequence ATGAGGAAAACATCAAAATTTTTATTTGCAACAGCTATGGCAGTAACTGTTTTGGCATTGGCTAATCCATCACCAACAGTAATGGCTAAATCAAAAGGGAAAAAGGCAAAGGTAGTATACACGCTTAAAAAAGGCACACTTACAATCTCAGGAAAAGGTGAAATGCCTAAGAAAATGACTTTCAAAAATAATAAGAAAGTTAAAAAAGTAGTTATTAAAAACGGTGTAACGTCAGTTTCAGACAAAGCATTTTATAAGTGTAAAAACTTGTCAAAAGTAACAATTGGCAAATCGGTTAAGAAAATAGGAATTGATAGTTTTAATGGAACAAAAATTAAGAAAGTAACAATTCCTAAGAAAGTAAAAGAAATCGGTCAGGATGCTTTTGAAAATTGTAAGCAGTTAGAAAATATCACATTACCAGGAAAGTATACATTAAAAAAGAAAAAAGGTGATGACGCTTATGCAACAATTATGGGCGGTTCAATGGCTGACACAGTAACTTTTTCAACAAGTATTGATTTAAAGACAGTTACATATGTTAATTCTAATGTTTTTGATGTTAGTGCAAATGACAAGAATTATACATCAAAGTCAGGAATGATTTACACAAAGGACGGAAAAACTCTTGTAAGAGTATCAGCAGGAACAAAGGAACTTTCAATAGATGAAGGTTGTGAAACATTTGCATTACAGTCAATTCTCTATGCAAGATATTTTGATGGAGATGATTATGTAGTTTGTAACAAACTTGAAAAGATAAGAATACCGGCATCAGTCAAGAAGATTGACTTATATGCATATGAAGCGGGAGATTCTCTTGACAGATTTGATGAAGTAAAAGATGTAGTGATTTCAGCTACAGATTTAGATGGGGAAAGTATTGTAAATCTTTGCAACCGTACAAATATTTCTACATGGGCAAATGTTGCAAAGCAGGTACCAGACGTAAAGGTTGAGGATGGAATGTATATTTCAAAGGAAGGAGTAATGCTTGGTTACGAAGGTAAAGACGAGAAAGTTGTAATACCTGAAGGTGTTAATACTATTGCTTCAAATGTATTAAAAGTAAAAAATATTGATGGAAAAAAAGTAGCAAAAGAAATTGTAATGCCTGACACAGTTACTACAATAGAGGATGATGCTTTCTATGAGGCAAAGGGTGTTGAACAGGTTACATGGTCAAAGAGCCTAAAAACTGTAGGAGATAGCGCTTTTGCAGGTTGCAGTTTAATAACATTGGATATGCCAACAACAGTGACAAAGTGGGGCGAAAATGTATTTGCGGATAATCAGTTGGAAAAGATTACAATTTCAAGTGCAATAAAAGAAATTCCACAGAATATGTTTACAAGATGTGGTTTCTTAAAAGAAGTTGTTATACCTGACAATATTGAAAAAATTGGATGCTCAGCTTTTGCAAATTGTGGCAGATTAGAAAAAATAACAATAGGAAAGAATGTAAAAGTCATTGAAGCGGCTGCATTTAATAATACGGATTTAAAGGAACTTGTAATACCGGCAAATGTAGAAAAAGTTGAAACAGATGCTTTCAGTGAGATTTGGTACCTTGGAAATGTTACAATAGAAGGCAAAACAGTTATTGAAAATGGTGCATTTGGCAGCTCATCATATCCAACTTTAGACTATAGAGCAGGTGCACAGTATAATAAAACTAGTATAAAATTAAGAAGCGTTAAAAAGTCCAAAAATAAATACCTTACAACTAAGACAAAATGGGTTAAAGTCAAAGGTGTTAGCGGTTACGAAGTAAAAGTTGCAACAGACAAAAAGTTCAAGAAGAACACAAAAACTGTAAAAGTAACCGAAACAAAAACAGATGTAACTGTTAAAATTAAAGTTAAAGATGTTAAAAAAATCAAAAAAGTTTATGTTAAAGTAACTCCATACACATTTGTTAATGGTACAAAAGTATATGGAATTGCACAGACAGATTTAATGGAGATTAACTAA